Proteins co-encoded in one Deinococcus detaillensis genomic window:
- the metH gene encoding methionine synthase, with protein sequence MTQLHDQPRDLARPTLEQLARERILILDGAWGTMFQREELTEADYRRPEFDETRQYKGNHDLLQLTRPDLLKKIHALYFEAGADITKTNTFSSTVIAQADYGLEHLVDELNVEAARLAREVADEFEARDGRQRFVAGSIGPTNRTATLSPDVERPEFRAVTYDGLHDAYAQQIRGLLKGGADLLLIETIFDTLNAKAALFAVETVFSGLGRRVPVMVSGTITDASGRTLSGQTPEAFAVSVAHAKPFSLGLNCALGADHLRPYLRSIAENTESLVSVHPNAGLPNAFGEYEELPEHTAEVLRTFAEEGLLNIVGGCCGTTPEHIRQIAAAVAPYAPRGPKKLAPFLRLSGLEQFAVTPETNFVNVGERTNVTGSPKFAKHILEGDYDAGLKIARQQVQNGAQIIDVNFDEGMLDGEAAMIHFLNLLAGEPDISRVPFMLDSSRWSILEAGLKRVQGKAVVNSISLKDGEEEFLKRARLLRRYGAAAVVMAFDETGQADNLERRKEICTRAYTLLTEQADFPPQDIIFDPNVLTVATGMSEHDRYALDFIEATRWIKRNLPGAKVSGGISNVSFSFRGNNHVREAMHAVFLYHAIRAGLDMGIVNAGMLAVYDEIEPELKKAVEDVILARTPDATENLIELADRYKGIKREVSAVSEWRGGSVQERLKHALISGITDFVDADAEEAFQLLKSPLQVIEGPLMDGMNVVGDLFGAGKMFLPQVVKSARVMKKAVAYLMPYLEAEKAGGSTSKGKIVLATVKGDVHDIGKNIVGVVLACNGFDVTDLGVMVSAEKVLDAAKELNADIIGLSGLITPSLDEMANVAREMTRRGLTTPLMIGGATTSRAHTAVKIDPAYNGGPVVHVLDASRAVGVAGDLIQRREEITERVKAEYDILRERHGERNIRLLSIDEARQRAPKIEDKPAPAPQQAGRTVIEQDLSELLPFIDWTPFFIAWEMPGVYPKILRDPSVGVEARKLYEDGKALLAKIIAEKRFTARGVIGLWPARRVEDDITLPKHHTAFHTLRQQRDQTVPNAALADFVSESPDWIGGFAVGIHGADELAREYAAALDDYNSIMVKALADRLAEAFAEKLHQDVRRQYWGYAESETLSGDDLIKERYRGIRPAPGYPAQPDHTEKRTLFALLDAQSVGMELTESCAMLPAAAVSGLYLAHPDSKYLALGRIGRDQVADYAARKGWTLDVAEKWLAPNLAYDPQPVIPKTKPETVTA encoded by the coding sequence ATGACCCAGCTTCATGACCAGCCCCGTGATTTAGCCCGACCCACGTTAGAGCAACTGGCCCGCGAGCGCATCCTGATTCTGGACGGCGCATGGGGCACCATGTTTCAGCGCGAGGAACTCACCGAGGCCGATTACCGCCGACCCGAATTCGATGAGACGCGGCAGTACAAGGGCAATCACGACCTGCTGCAACTGACCCGCCCCGATCTGCTGAAAAAGATTCACGCTCTGTATTTTGAAGCGGGCGCAGACATCACCAAGACCAATACTTTTTCCAGCACGGTGATTGCGCAGGCCGATTACGGCTTGGAACATCTGGTGGACGAGCTGAACGTGGAGGCCGCGCGGCTGGCCCGCGAAGTAGCCGACGAGTTTGAAGCGCGGGACGGGCGGCAGCGGTTTGTGGCCGGTTCCATCGGGCCGACCAACCGCACGGCCACCTTGTCACCCGACGTGGAGCGACCCGAATTCCGGGCCGTGACCTACGACGGACTGCACGACGCCTACGCCCAGCAGATTCGCGGCTTGCTGAAGGGCGGGGCCGATCTGCTGCTGATCGAAACCATTTTCGACACCTTGAACGCCAAAGCCGCCTTATTCGCGGTAGAAACGGTGTTCAGCGGACTCGGGAGGCGCGTGCCCGTAATGGTTTCGGGCACCATTACTGACGCCTCGGGGCGCACCCTGTCGGGGCAAACGCCGGAAGCCTTCGCGGTGAGCGTGGCCCACGCCAAACCGTTTAGCCTGGGCCTGAATTGTGCGCTGGGAGCCGACCACCTGCGGCCCTACCTGCGCTCGATTGCCGAGAACACCGAGTCGCTGGTCAGCGTTCACCCCAACGCGGGCTTGCCCAACGCCTTCGGCGAGTACGAGGAATTGCCCGAACACACCGCCGAAGTACTGAGAACTTTTGCTGAGGAGGGCCTGCTGAACATCGTGGGCGGCTGCTGCGGCACCACGCCCGAACACATCCGCCAGATTGCGGCGGCGGTGGCCCCCTACGCCCCGCGCGGCCCGAAAAAGCTCGCACCCTTTTTGCGACTCAGCGGCCTGGAGCAGTTCGCCGTGACGCCGGAGACCAACTTCGTCAACGTGGGCGAGCGCACCAACGTGACCGGCAGCCCCAAGTTTGCCAAGCATATTCTGGAAGGCGACTACGACGCGGGTCTCAAAATTGCCCGCCAGCAGGTCCAAAACGGCGCACAGATCATTGACGTAAACTTTGACGAGGGCATGCTCGACGGCGAGGCGGCCATGATTCATTTCCTGAATCTGCTGGCTGGAGAACCCGACATTTCCCGCGTGCCGTTCATGCTGGATTCGAGCCGCTGGAGCATTCTGGAAGCCGGACTGAAAAGGGTGCAGGGCAAGGCGGTGGTCAATTCCATCTCGCTCAAAGACGGTGAGGAGGAATTCCTGAAGCGGGCCAGATTGCTGCGGCGCTACGGAGCCGCCGCCGTGGTGATGGCCTTCGACGAAACCGGACAGGCTGACAACCTGGAGAGGCGCAAAGAGATCTGCACGCGGGCCTACACGCTGCTGACCGAGCAGGCCGACTTCCCACCGCAGGACATCATCTTTGACCCCAACGTGCTGACGGTGGCCACCGGCATGAGCGAGCACGACCGCTACGCCCTGGACTTCATTGAGGCGACGCGCTGGATCAAGCGCAACTTGCCGGGCGCAAAGGTGTCGGGTGGCATCAGCAACGTGTCGTTCAGCTTCCGGGGCAACAACCATGTGCGCGAGGCGATGCACGCCGTCTTTCTGTACCACGCCATTCGCGCCGGGCTGGACATGGGCATCGTCAACGCCGGAATGCTGGCGGTGTACGACGAGATTGAGCCGGAACTGAAAAAGGCCGTGGAGGACGTGATCCTGGCCCGCACCCCCGACGCCACCGAGAACCTGATCGAGCTGGCTGACCGCTATAAAGGCATCAAACGCGAGGTCAGTGCCGTCAGCGAGTGGCGCGGCGGCAGCGTGCAGGAGCGCCTCAAGCACGCCCTGATTTCCGGCATCACCGATTTCGTAGACGCCGACGCCGAGGAAGCCTTCCAGCTTCTCAAGTCGCCGCTGCAAGTCATCGAGGGGCCGCTGATGGACGGCATGAACGTGGTCGGCGATTTGTTCGGGGCCGGGAAAATGTTTTTGCCGCAGGTGGTCAAGTCGGCCCGCGTGATGAAAAAAGCGGTGGCCTACCTGATGCCGTACCTGGAGGCCGAGAAAGCCGGAGGTAGCACCAGCAAGGGCAAAATCGTGCTGGCAACGGTGAAGGGCGACGTGCACGACATCGGCAAGAACATCGTGGGCGTGGTGCTGGCCTGCAACGGCTTTGATGTCACCGATCTGGGCGTGATGGTCAGCGCTGAGAAGGTGCTGGACGCCGCCAAAGAGCTGAACGCCGACATTATCGGGCTGAGCGGTCTGATCACGCCGAGCCTGGACGAGATGGCCAACGTGGCCCGCGAGATGACGCGGCGCGGTTTGACGACGCCGCTGATGATCGGCGGCGCGACGACCAGCCGCGCCCACACCGCCGTCAAGATCGATCCGGCCTACAACGGCGGGCCAGTGGTGCACGTACTGGACGCCAGTCGGGCGGTGGGCGTGGCGGGTGATTTGATTCAGCGGCGCGAAGAAATCACGGAGCGCGTCAAAGCCGAGTACGACATCCTGCGCGAGCGGCACGGCGAGCGCAATATCCGCCTGCTGAGCATTGATGAGGCCCGCCAGCGTGCGCCCAAGATTGAAGACAAGCCCGCCCCCGCTCCCCAGCAAGCAGGCCGCACGGTCATCGAGCAAGACCTCAGCGAGCTGCTCCCCTTCATAGACTGGACGCCGTTTTTCATCGCCTGGGAAATGCCCGGCGTGTATCCCAAGATTCTGCGCGATCCCTCAGTGGGCGTGGAGGCCCGCAAGCTCTACGAGGACGGCAAGGCGCTGCTGGCCAAGATCATTGCCGAGAAACGCTTCACGGCACGTGGAGTGATCGGGCTGTGGCCTGCGCGGCGGGTGGAAGATGACATCACCTTGCCCAAACACCACACTGCCTTTCACACCCTCCGGCAGCAGCGCGACCAGACGGTGCCCAACGCCGCCCTGGCTGACTTCGTTTCCGAGTCGCCCGACTGGATCGGCGGCTTCGCGGTGGGCATTCACGGCGCTGACGAGCTGGCCCGCGAGTATGCGGCGGCTCTTGACGATTACAACTCGATCATGGTCAAGGCGCTGGCCGACCGACTGGCCGAGGCCTTTGCCGAAAAACTGCACCAAGATGTCCGGCGTCAGTATTGGGGCTACGCGGAAAGTGAAACGCTGAGCGGCGACGACCTGATCAAGGAGCGCTACCGGGGCATCCGGCCCGCGCCCGGCTATCCGGCCCAGCCTGACCACACTGAGAAACGCACTTTGTTTGCTTTGCTGGACGCCCAGAGCGTCGGTATGGAACTCACCGAGAGCTGCGCCATGTTGCCCGCCGCCGCCGTGTCGGGGCTGTATCTGGCGCACCCAGACAGCAAATACCTGGCACTGGGCCGCATCGGGCGCGATCAGGTGGCCGATTACGCGGCC